In the genome of Raphanus sativus cultivar WK10039 chromosome 4, ASM80110v3, whole genome shotgun sequence, one region contains:
- the LOC130511196 gene encoding uncharacterized protein LOC130511196, with amino-acid sequence MVERLPGVAPPIRRSYPGSYSDTPFVEEIASVEMPCKLSFPSIKMYEGTRDPDNHIAQYKQRILAVAIPGDARDATMCKGFGSALTGPALQWYINLPTKSIKSFAALSDKFVEQFASSRSLEKKSDDLQHRNEPLRSYIARFNQEKLAIPECNADMAISAFKRGLLPEGDLYKELIKYKCMTMEDVLSRAWAQVRWEEDVASRAKTYPKYDQKSSKPTRNDRDEPSHPKSARETSNPSRGRYQRRPLPRSEGMMVSTWPDISHLAISKLELIGVLRQMGCHVPSSR; translated from the coding sequence atggtagaaaggctcccaggggtAGCTCCCCCTATACGAAGGAGTTATCCAgggtcctactccgatacacctttcgtggaagagattgcttcggtGGAGATGCCATGCAAGTTATCTttcccgagcataaagatgtacgaAGGTACAAGAGATCCTGACAATCACATCgctcagtacaagcaacgcatCCTAGCCGTAGCAATCCCCGGGGATGCACGGGACGCTACCATGTGCAAGGGATTCGGATCGGCCTTGACTGGTCCTGCTCTCCAGTGGTACATCAATCTTCCTACCAAGTCCATCAAGTCCTTTGCAGCTCTTAGCGACAAGTTCGTGGAGCAATTCGCTAGTAGTCGCAGCCTAGAGAAAAAGTCAGACGAcctccagcataggaacgaACCCCTTCGTTCCTACATAGCACGCTTCAACCAAGAGAAGTTGGCTATCCCTGAGTGCAACGCTGATATGGCTATCTCGGCCTTCAAGAGGGGTTTACTCCCGGAGGGAGATCtctacaaggagctgatcaaatacaagtgcaTGACTATGGAGGACGTATTATCCcgtgcttgggctcaagtaagatgggaagaagatgttgcaaGTAGGGCCAAGACCTATCCGAAGTACGATCAGAAGTCCTCAAAGCCAACTAGGAACGATCGCGATGAGCCCTCTCATCCCAAGTCCGCTAGGGAGACTAGCAACCCGAGCAGGGGTAGATATCAACGTCGCCCTTTGCCTAGATCCGAAGGAATGATGGTATCCACATGGCCCGATATATCTCATCTTGCGATATCAAAGCTGGAGCTAATCGGTGTCCTGCGACAAATGGgttgtcatgtcccaagttctagatag